CGTCGGCATGGTCGTCGACGACCTCGTCGTCTGTGGCGCCGAACCGCTCTTCATGACCGACTACATCTGCGTCGGCAAGGTGCATCCCGAGCGTGTCGCGGCCATCGTGAAGGGCATCGCCGAAGGCTGTGTCCTCGCGGGCTGCGCCCTGGTCGGCGGCGAGACCGCCGAGCACCCGGGCCTCCTGGGTCCCGACGACTTCGATGTGGCGGGCGCGGGCACGGGCGTGGTCGAGGCCGAGCACCTGCTCGGACCGGACCGTATCCGTAAGGGTGACGCGGTCATCGCGATGGCGTCCTCCGGTCTTCACTCCAACGGGTACTCGCTGGTCCGGCACGTGGTCTTCGACCGCGCAGGCTGGTCGCTGGACCGCCAGGTCGAGGAGTTCGGCCGGACGCTCGGCGAGGAGCTCCTGGAGCCCACCAAGATCTACTCGCTGGACTGCCTGGCGCTGACCCGCACGACCCAGGTGCACGCCTTCAGCCACGTCACCGGCGGCGGTCTGGCGAACAACCTGGCCCGGGTCGTCCCGGACGCGCTGCACGCCTCCGTGGACCGCTCCACGTGGACGCCCGGCGCGGTCTTCGACCTGGTCGGCAAGGCCGGACAGGTCGAGCGGCTGGAGCTCGAGAAGACGCTCAACATGGGTGTCGGCATGATCGCGATCGTCCCCGCGGACTCCGTGGACGCGGCGCTGACGACACTGGCCGACCGGGGCGTCGAGTCCTGGGTCGCCGGTGAGATCACCGACCGTGGCGCACACGCGACGGGCGCCGAGCTCGTGGGCGAGTACGCGAAGTAGACAGCAGTCGGGGCGGGTCACCGGGATCGTCCGGTGACCGCCTCGCCCCCGGCGCCGGACGGGCCGAAAGACGCCTACCGTCGCCGGGCAGGTTCGATCGCCCCGGTCCGGGGCAGCACAAAACCCGGTCCGGGCAGGCCCGGACCGGGTTTCTGTGTCAGCGCGAGGTCAAGCGCCGCGACGTTGCGACGAAGGGCCGGACTGATCGTCCTCGTCCTCGTCGTCGTCGTTGTAACGATCCGCGTACTGTGCGTACGGGTCATCTTCCTCGTCGTCGTCCTCGAACGGCTCAGCGTTCGGTGGTTGACTCGAAGGCGATGCGCCCAGCTCATTGGCCAGACGCGACAGGTCAGTCCCGCCGCTGCTGTACTTCAGCTGGCGGGCGACCTTGGTCTGCTTGGCCTTTGCCCGGCCGCGCCCCATGGCTCGACCCCCTCGGTGACGGGGCTCGACGGCCCCAGAGTCTTGACA
The Streptomyces sp. NBC_00234 DNA segment above includes these coding regions:
- the purM gene encoding phosphoribosylformylglycinamidine cyclo-ligase, yielding MSETTGASYAAAGVDIEAGDRAVELMKEWVKKTKRPEVLGGIGGFAGLFDASALKRYERPLLASATDGVGTKVDLARQMGVYDTIGHDLVGMVVDDLVVCGAEPLFMTDYICVGKVHPERVAAIVKGIAEGCVLAGCALVGGETAEHPGLLGPDDFDVAGAGTGVVEAEHLLGPDRIRKGDAVIAMASSGLHSNGYSLVRHVVFDRAGWSLDRQVEEFGRTLGEELLEPTKIYSLDCLALTRTTQVHAFSHVTGGGLANNLARVVPDALHASVDRSTWTPGAVFDLVGKAGQVERLELEKTLNMGVGMIAIVPADSVDAALTTLADRGVESWVAGEITDRGAHATGAELVGEYAK
- a CDS encoding DUF3073 domain-containing protein, whose amino-acid sequence is MGRGRAKAKQTKVARQLKYSSGGTDLSRLANELGASPSSQPPNAEPFEDDDEEDDPYAQYADRYNDDDEDEDDQSGPSSQRRGA